GAAAAGAATGTAATATTTATATGAATAGTAGTATCCTTACAAATATTTTAGAGTCGATCGATGCTCTTGTCTATGTGTCCGATATGGGCTCAGGGAAAATATTATTTGTAAATGAATATGGAAAATCCATTTGGGGAAATATCCCTTCCGAACTGGGAGAAAGCGAAGAAATAAAACCAAATTCAATCTCTACGCTTTTTACCTGGAATGCATCGATCTTAGGTTCGGAAACTGTTTCTTCCAGAAGTGAACCTTATGAACGTCAATTCGGTCCTGAAGGTCAATTTTACGAATGCCATGATACTGTGATCCATTGGGGTTCGGGCAAGGCACGACTCACTTGTGCGATCAATATACATGACAGAAGAGAACAGGAAAAACTGTATAAGACCGTTTTTCAGGCAGTGTCCGATTCTATTTTTATCTTAAGAGTGGAAGAGGACAGTGTATTTCGTTTTTTAGGAACCAATCCTGCTTTTCAAAATGAATGGCAATTGCACCAATCCAAAATTTTCGGCAAAACGATACATGAAGTTTTTTCTTCCGAAGTCGCAAATCATTTGTTATTGCAATGCAAACAATCCTTGGAAGAAAAAAAACTGATTCAGTTCGAATTGGAACATAGAATCACTGGAATTTTAAAAACATGGTCTGTCAAGATAACGCCTGTTATCGATGAATTCGGGGAAATCTCTCTTTTGATCGGCGTAGCCGATGACATTTCGGAAAGAATCCGTTCCGAAAAAGCCATCAAACAATCGCAAGATGATCTTAAAGAAGCAAATCAAAGGCTTTTGATTGCGATCGATCATTCCAATAAGATGGCGGATACGGCAAGGGAAGCAAGCGCTGCCAAAAGCGAATTTCTCGCCAATATGAGCCATGAAATCCGTACTCCGATGAATGGAATCATAGGAATGACCCATCTTCTTTTGGAAACCGGCCTCACTCAGGAACAGAGAAAATATTCCCAGTTAGTGAAGACAAGTGCAGAGTCCTTATTATCTTTGTTAAACGATATTTTGGATTTCTCCAAAATAGAAGCGAAAAAACTGGAATTGGAATACACTACCTTCCAGGTAGATAAAACAATCGAAGAAGTACTTTTCTTATTTCAACAGAAAACAATTGAAAAGATGATTTCTTTGAATTACGAATCCAA
The nucleotide sequence above comes from Leptospira kobayashii. Encoded proteins:
- a CDS encoding PAS domain-containing hybrid sensor histidine kinase/response regulator, translating into MNSSILTNILESIDALVYVSDMGSGKILFVNEYGKSIWGNIPSELGESEEIKPNSISTLFTWNASILGSETVSSRSEPYERQFGPEGQFYECHDTVIHWGSGKARLTCAINIHDRREQEKLYKTVFQAVSDSIFILRVEEDSVFRFLGTNPAFQNEWQLHQSKIFGKTIHEVFSSEVANHLLLQCKQSLEEKKLIQFELEHRITGILKTWSVKITPVIDEFGEISLLIGVADDISERIRSEKAIKQSQDDLKEANQRLLIAIDHSNKMADTAREASAAKSEFLANMSHEIRTPMNGIIGMTHLLLETGLTQEQRKYSQLVKTSAESLLSLLNDILDFSKIEAKKLELEYTTFQVDKTIEEVLFLFQQKTIEKMISLNYESNLAEGESFLGDPSRLRQILINLIGNAVKFTRDGGVTITVEKKETVENRTKILFSIQDTGIGIPSHAIDQLFSPFHQVETSTTRKFGGTGLGLAIAKQLSELMGGTIGVASELGKGSTFWFTCVFENNVSRLDSNDSNAESKSPNQSKNVRFQGKKVLVAEDNPTNQIVALGLLRKIGIEAKLVNNGKEVLEELSKNRYNLVLMDCQMPEMDGFEATARIRSQTEENFQTNIPIIALTAYAMKGDREKCINAGMNDYLSKPIQPTELALLIEKWC